GCGCCCGGCCTGGTTATCGAGCGTCAGCACTTTCGCAGCGGCTTCGGCATAATCCTGACGGCTGGCGGAGGCGATTTTCCCGTCGCCTGCGCTGCCAATAAACACGCCGTGCTCAAGCGCCGGCGGCACGCTCGCCAGATAGTTTTCGGTGTACCAGCCGTTACGCAGCAGCACATAAGGAATACCGGCATCCGCGAGCATCTTTTCAGTAGCGACATGTTCTTCGGCAAGCCCCAGCGGCGAGCGATCGGCGTGCAGCAGGCTGGTGTAAGCGATGAGTTTCACGCCTGCGGTTTTCGCGGCGTCGATAACATTACGGTGCTGCGGCGCGCGCTGGCCGACTTCACTTGATGAGATGAGCAGCAGCTTTTCCACGCCCGCGAGTGCCGCGGTGAGCGCCGCCGCGTCGTTGTAATCGGCCGCGCGAACCTGGACGCCTCTGGCGCTAAGCGCGGCGGCTTTCGCCGGGTTGCGGACAATCGCGACAATCTCCTGTGCCGCAACGGTGTTCAGCAGGGTATCAATCACGCGCTGGCCAAGCTGGCCGGTAGCGCCGGTAATCGCAATCATGGTCTTTTCCTTTGTCTCGGTTGGGTGTTGTGGCACACTATCACTCAAACTAACTTTTAGTAAGTACGTACAAAAAGGTAAGTATGAAATGACCCGTTCTACCCTGAGTGAGCAGTTACGCGACGGCAATCTGTTCGCCGAAGAATGCCCGTCACGCGATGTGCTGAAACATGTCACCAGCCGCTGGGGCGTGCTAATCCTGGTGGCGCTGCGCGACGGTACGCACCGTTTCAGCGATCTGCGCCGGAAAATGGGCGGCGTGAGCGAGAAGATGCTGGCGCAGTCGTTACAGGCGCTGGAGCAGGACGGTTTTGTCGATCGCGTCTCGTATCCGGTGGTGCCGCCGCATGTGGAATACAGCCTGACGCCGCTCGGCGTGGAGGTGAGCGAGAAGGTGGCCGCGCTGGCCGACTGGATTGAAGTTAATCTGCCGCAGGTGCTGGCGAACCGTGGGGAGCAAGCGGCGTGAGCGCCGGGTTCTGGTGCTGAAGACAGGATGCCGGGTGCGGCTGCGCCTTACCCGGCCTGGGAGGGGATTGGTTGGCGTGAGTGCCGGGTGCGGCTGCGCCTTACCCGGCCTACGGGAGGAGTGGTTTGTCTGGGGGCCGGGTGCGGCTGCGCCTTACCCGGCCTACGGGGGAAATGGTTGGCCTGAGTGCCGTTACTTCGACAGATCCAGCTGATACACCGCAAAACCGATATCGTCTTTGCCGACGCTGGTCATCGGGTATTGCGCTTTCTCTTTGATGAACGCCGCCGCTTTGTCAGAAGGCGAGGTTTCAAAGCGGATATCCAGCTTGTGGTTGCCCGCAATCGGCGCGAGACGCCAGTTGTTATCCGCGGCCGGGTGAATTTCGCCCGCGCGTTTGGTTTCGGCACCAATCCACGCCGCCAGCACCGCGCGGTTCTCGTCCGGCGAGGCAAACGCGATATGGCTGTCGCCGGTGCCGGCAAACTTGCCGCCATAAGCGCGATAGTTATTGGTGGCGACCAGGAACGTCGCGTTCGGATCGATAGGCTTGCCGTTAAACGTCAGGTTTTTGATGCGTTCCGCTTTCGGGTTGATCGTCTGGCATTCACCGTCATAGCGGGCGGGCTGCGTCACGTCTATCTGGTAATTCACGCCGTCGATAACGTCGAAGTTATAGGTGCGAAAACCGTCCCAGTTCAGCAGCGACTGCGGCTTCGTGCTGTTGACGTCAATCTGATTAAACTGCCCGGCGGAGCACTCCAGCCACGCTTTTACTTCCGCGCCTGTTGCCTTCACCACCACCAGCGTGTTGGGGT
This sequence is a window from Cronobacter sakazakii. Protein-coding genes within it:
- a CDS encoding SDR family oxidoreductase, giving the protein MIAITGATGQLGQRVIDTLLNTVAAQEIVAIVRNPAKAAALSARGVQVRAADYNDAAALTAALAGVEKLLLISSSEVGQRAPQHRNVIDAAKTAGVKLIAYTSLLHADRSPLGLAEEHVATEKMLADAGIPYVLLRNGWYTENYLASVPPALEHGVFIGSAGDGKIASASRQDYAEAAAKVLTLDNQAGRVYELAGDHAWTLRDLSALLSKETGKTVAYQNLSEADFAAALTGAGLPEGFARLLADSDIGASKGGLFDDSHQLSALIGRPTTSLEASLRESLKP
- a CDS encoding winged helix-turn-helix transcriptional regulator is translated as MTRSTLSEQLRDGNLFAEECPSRDVLKHVTSRWGVLILVALRDGTHRFSDLRRKMGGVSEKMLAQSLQALEQDGFVDRVSYPVVPPHVEYSLTPLGVEVSEKVAALADWIEVNLPQVLANRGEQAA